From Candidatus Protochlamydia phocaeensis, one genomic window encodes:
- the accB gene encoding acetyl-CoA carboxylase biotin carboxyl carrier protein, whose amino-acid sequence MELKHIKELMTAMGRSGTKRLQLKQNDFELVLERHDIGNGRAVEQHLDYSDEQLRQPQTPNRADQTLSRGSDMPTGRAASPIAIEPPRQDVNSAYVTSPMVGTFYVAPSPEDTPFVKIGDRIDKNTVVCIIEAMKVMNEIKANVTGVVAEVLVESGQPVEFGTKLFRIVE is encoded by the coding sequence GTGGAATTAAAACACATTAAAGAACTTATGACAGCTATGGGGCGTAGCGGAACAAAACGGCTCCAATTGAAGCAGAATGATTTTGAGCTTGTTTTAGAACGCCATGATATAGGAAATGGAAGAGCAGTTGAACAGCATTTAGACTATTCAGACGAACAACTTAGACAGCCTCAAACGCCAAATAGAGCAGATCAGACGCTTTCCCGCGGCTCCGATATGCCAACAGGGCGCGCTGCCTCTCCCATTGCGATTGAGCCTCCCAGGCAAGATGTCAATAGCGCTTATGTTACTTCACCGATGGTTGGAACATTTTATGTCGCTCCTTCACCCGAGGATACTCCTTTCGTAAAAATAGGGGATAGGATTGATAAGAACACTGTTGTCTGCATTATTGAAGCCATGAAAGTCATGAATGAAATTAAAGCTAATGTCACAGGCGTGGTTGCCGAGGTTTTGGTTGAATCCGGACAGCCAGTTGAATTTGGTACTAAACTATTCCGAATCGTCGAGTAA
- a CDS encoding transposase, translating into MKKSKFTDEQIAFALKQAEMGTAVSEICRKMGIAEATFYKWKSKFGGLMPSEVRRLKQLEEENSRLKRLVADLTLDRQILQDVLSKSFKACSSASFSQANLL; encoded by the coding sequence ATGAAAAAAAGTAAGTTTACAGATGAGCAAATTGCATTTGCCTTGAAACAAGCAGAAATGGGAACAGCCGTTTCTGAGATCTGCCGCAAGATGGGAATAGCGGAAGCCACATTTTATAAATGGAAAAGCAAATTTGGTGGATTGATGCCATCAGAAGTAAGACGGCTTAAACAGCTTGAAGAAGAAAACAGCCGTCTGAAAAGGCTGGTGGCGGATCTGACTTTAGATCGCCAGATTTTACAGGATGTTCTTTCAAAAAGCTTTAAAGCCTGCTCGTCAGCGAGTTTTAGTCAGGCAAATTTGCTATAA
- a CDS encoding DUF924 family protein, with product MKIKVSCSLFQGIMLGLLPYTAFAQLQHPSLNAPPVPIGSDAAREPLAPAGRAAPAEHMVVERTVPERAQQILDFWFGPLSGPDSYPTDKVSIWLANSPDIDRQIREEFAFDVQNAINGDLNSWRDTPKGRLALILLLDDFSRIIYRNTPQAFASDAMAKGLVLEGIQRGDDKKLYPIERAFFYLPLEHSEDPKLQALSVNVYKQLFEQAPDKIKSQMQQFYQYALFNQQVISRFGRFPHRNAILGRTSTPEEIIYLNQRGSFTAF from the coding sequence ATGAAAATAAAAGTGTCTTGTTCGCTTTTTCAAGGTATAATGCTAGGCTTGTTACCTTATACGGCATTTGCCCAGCTTCAACATCCTTCTCTTAACGCTCCTCCTGTTCCTATTGGCAGCGATGCCGCCAGGGAGCCCTTAGCTCCTGCGGGGCGCGCTGCACCAGCCGAGCATATGGTCGTTGAGCGCACAGTGCCTGAGCGCGCTCAGCAAATTCTAGATTTCTGGTTTGGTCCTCTTTCAGGTCCAGACAGCTATCCGACCGATAAAGTCTCTATCTGGCTGGCCAATAGTCCAGACATTGATCGTCAGATTCGAGAAGAATTTGCCTTTGATGTCCAAAATGCCATTAATGGGGATTTGAATAGCTGGCGCGATACCCCCAAAGGCCGTTTGGCTCTCATTTTACTTTTGGATGATTTTTCTCGCATAATCTATCGCAATACTCCACAAGCTTTTGCGTCGGATGCAATGGCTAAGGGGCTTGTTTTAGAAGGGATTCAAAGAGGCGATGATAAAAAACTTTATCCTATTGAAAGGGCATTTTTTTATTTACCCCTAGAGCATTCAGAAGATCCAAAGCTGCAGGCTCTTTCTGTGAATGTCTATAAACAGCTGTTTGAGCAGGCTCCCGATAAAATTAAATCGCAAATGCAGCAGTTTTATCAATATGCCTTGTTTAATCAACAGGTCATTTCGCGTTTTGGGCGCTTTCCTCATCGAAACGCTATTCTAGGTCGGACTTCTACCCCTGAGGAAATTATTTATTTGAATCAGCGAGGGTCTTTTACAGCATTCTAA
- a CDS encoding YitT family protein, whose translation MHLSHNPKRSLLSQVLAYFWMAIGAFLAAFALEVFFIPNHLIDGGVVGVAMIFGNVFGSWLIPYLLILFNLPFLILAYRSIGKVFVIHMIVANFLFSGAMIFISTMMPLQFRGDSLEVVVIGGAILGIGLGLIIREGGCLDGTEILGLIINRRTGFTVGQVVLVCNIFVFGAAGFVFQDWHPPLMSLITYIVVIKIMDSVIVGLDETKSVLIISSKSKAIADAIIHELGLGLTIMYGRGGFSGDEREILYVIAERLQLAELKDLILREDPLAFIAIENLHEVANGKSQHAQNKMTRMERIFSQILQKQPQPHPSPSSNKPLLTQADTKVLQSDSDKE comes from the coding sequence ATGCACCTCTCACACAACCCTAAGCGTTCCCTTTTATCTCAGGTCCTCGCTTATTTTTGGATGGCAATTGGCGCATTTTTGGCAGCTTTCGCTTTGGAAGTCTTTTTTATTCCCAATCATTTGATCGATGGCGGCGTTGTTGGCGTAGCCATGATTTTTGGTAATGTTTTCGGCAGCTGGCTTATTCCCTATTTGCTGATTTTATTTAACCTACCCTTTCTCATCCTTGCCTATCGTTCGATCGGAAAAGTCTTTGTCATCCACATGATTGTGGCCAATTTTCTTTTTTCCGGAGCTATGATTTTTATCTCCACTATGATGCCGCTTCAATTCAGGGGCGACAGCTTAGAAGTTGTCGTAATCGGAGGAGCCATTTTAGGTATTGGGCTCGGTTTAATCATTCGAGAGGGCGGCTGCTTAGATGGCACGGAAATATTGGGTTTGATTATCAATCGTCGCACAGGGTTTACTGTGGGCCAAGTTGTCCTGGTCTGCAACATATTTGTTTTTGGGGCAGCAGGCTTTGTTTTTCAAGATTGGCATCCGCCTTTAATGTCTTTGATCACTTATATCGTCGTCATCAAGATTATGGATTCGGTCATAGTTGGGTTGGATGAAACGAAATCGGTTTTAATTATCTCCTCTAAATCCAAGGCCATTGCTGACGCCATTATTCACGAGCTCGGATTGGGATTAACGATCATGTATGGAAGGGGCGGATTTTCCGGCGATGAACGCGAAATTTTATATGTAATCGCCGAGCGTCTCCAATTAGCCGAGCTCAAAGATTTAATCTTGCGCGAAGATCCCCTCGCCTTTATTGCCATTGAAAATTTGCACGAAGTGGCGAATGGAAAGTCTCAGCATGCTCAAAATAAAATGACGCGCATGGAACGGATCTTTTCCCAAATTTTGCAAAAACAGCCTCAGCCGCACCCCTCTCCTTCTTCGAATAAGCCTCTTCTTACACAGGCCGACACGAAAGTATTGCAATCTGATTCTGATAAAGAATAG
- the rpe gene encoding ribulose-phosphate 3-epimerase has product MKKQSTIQIAPSILAGDFGHLAEEAKRAEQAGADALHLDIMDGHFVPNLTMGPQAVAAINRATNLFLDVHLMIYNPFDYVERFVEAGADRITFHFEATEDVEETLNYIRKCNVKAGLAFNPETSISMIPKYLDKCDLILLMTVHPGFGGQELIEEALDKVKFTRDLCNQLNIRAGGVTPKNKASEENQLPPFDIQVDGGITIDNVDRCARAGANIIVAGTSLYRAPNMAEAIQRMRMAASSPA; this is encoded by the coding sequence ATGAAAAAACAATCAACCATCCAAATTGCTCCTTCTATTTTAGCCGGAGACTTTGGCCATTTAGCAGAAGAAGCGAAGCGAGCCGAGCAAGCAGGGGCAGATGCTTTGCATTTGGATATCATGGACGGCCATTTTGTTCCCAATTTGACAATGGGCCCTCAAGCTGTTGCCGCTATCAATCGAGCGACAAATTTATTTTTAGATGTGCATTTAATGATTTATAATCCGTTTGATTATGTCGAGCGCTTTGTAGAAGCTGGAGCAGATCGCATTACCTTTCACTTTGAAGCGACAGAAGATGTAGAAGAAACGCTTAATTATATTCGTAAATGCAATGTCAAGGCTGGGCTGGCATTTAATCCTGAAACTTCTATTTCTATGATTCCCAAATACTTAGATAAATGCGATTTAATTCTTTTAATGACTGTCCATCCGGGATTTGGAGGGCAGGAGTTGATTGAAGAGGCCTTAGATAAAGTCAAATTTACAAGGGATCTTTGCAATCAGCTCAATATAAGGGCTGGGGGAGTGACGCCAAAAAACAAGGCATCGGAAGAGAACCAGCTTCCTCCTTTTGACATTCAGGTCGATGGGGGCATTACTATCGACAATGTGGACCGCTGCGCTCGAGCTGGGGCGAATATAATCGTCGCAGGCACAAGCCTTTATCGCGCGCCGAATATGGCCGAGGCTATTCAACGCATGCGCATGGCAGCAAGCAGCCCTGCATGA
- a CDS encoding glycosyltransferase family 92 protein: protein MFFQWPVLAEKQAKIAIGAYFRNEGPYLKEWIEYHRLIGVDHFYLWNNLSSDEYLDVLQPYIDLGIVELFDVPVESQNFNMHLSLQSDAMVKTCRLAEGHYKWLALIDLDEFIVPIISDRLEAILEEYEAFAGVWANWVCFGTSSIPRVPSNKLIIEMLTKRAPLNHKHNLYYKWILKPESMKDMVNIHIPVFYTGFIGVSPEKEPVKEIIAPYPCIDKLRINHYWARDEEYFYRVKAPRRADWVGGKESEFIKLNEEFNAEDDEAILRFVAPLREAVFEAALQP from the coding sequence TTGTTCTTTCAATGGCCTGTTTTAGCTGAAAAACAGGCTAAAATTGCTATAGGGGCTTATTTTCGCAATGAAGGACCCTATTTAAAAGAATGGATTGAATATCATCGATTAATCGGTGTTGACCATTTTTATTTATGGAATAATTTAAGCTCCGATGAGTACCTAGATGTTCTACAGCCCTATATAGACTTAGGAATCGTGGAGCTATTCGATGTACCCGTTGAAAGCCAGAATTTTAACATGCATCTCTCTTTGCAATCAGATGCAATGGTCAAAACGTGCAGATTAGCGGAAGGGCATTATAAATGGCTGGCTTTAATTGACCTTGATGAATTTATCGTTCCCATCATAAGCGATAGGCTTGAAGCAATCTTAGAAGAGTATGAAGCATTTGCCGGCGTATGGGCAAACTGGGTTTGTTTTGGAACATCGTCTATTCCTCGCGTTCCCTCCAATAAATTAATAATTGAAATGCTGACCAAGAGAGCGCCCCTCAATCATAAGCACAACCTTTATTATAAATGGATTCTTAAGCCAGAAAGCATGAAAGATATGGTCAATATCCATATCCCCGTTTTCTATACAGGGTTTATTGGCGTTAGTCCAGAAAAAGAGCCTGTAAAAGAAATTATAGCGCCCTATCCATGCATAGATAAGCTACGCATTAATCACTATTGGGCGCGCGATGAAGAGTATTTTTACCGTGTAAAAGCGCCAAGGCGAGCTGATTGGGTAGGCGGCAAAGAAAGCGAATTTATTAAATTAAATGAAGAATTCAATGCCGAAGATGATGAGGCCATTTTACGCTTTGTTGCCCCTCTACGTGAAGCGGTTTTTGAGGCTGCGCTTCAACCTTAA
- the accC gene encoding acetyl-CoA carboxylase biotin carboxylase subunit codes for MQKVLIANRGEIAVRIIRACHDLGLQTVAVYSQADSEALHVLHADEAICIGEPPSHKSYLKIPNILSACEITGADAIHPGYGFLSENANFASICESCGLNFIGPSPQAIALLGDKAKAKATAKAAGCPVIPGSDGIVVDLKHALKEAKKFGFPIFIKAVAGGGGKGIRIAHNEEEFTKQFAAARAEAEVSFGNPDVYLEKMIMNPRHIEVQVLGDKHGNYIHLGERDCTIQRRRQKLIEESPSPVLSPKMRQKIGQAAVDVVKAANYFSAGTVEFLLDKNQNFYFMEVNTRIQVEHTVTEELTGVDLVMQQLRIARGEKLHLRQKDVQFNGHVIQYRINAENPAHNFSPSPGKLEYYLPPGGPHVRVDSACYSGYSIPPNYDSMIAKLIVKGKDRSEAIAIGKRALREFHIGGVHSTIPFHLFMLEDPKFIEADFDLTYIDSLIAQGCHFQKE; via the coding sequence ATGCAAAAAGTTCTGATTGCTAATCGCGGGGAAATTGCTGTCCGCATTATCCGCGCCTGTCATGATTTAGGTCTTCAAACGGTTGCTGTATACTCTCAAGCAGATTCAGAGGCTTTGCATGTTTTACATGCCGATGAAGCGATTTGCATTGGAGAACCGCCTTCCCATAAATCTTATTTAAAGATTCCCAATATTTTGTCTGCTTGTGAAATTACGGGAGCTGATGCTATTCATCCCGGCTATGGCTTTTTAAGCGAGAATGCCAATTTCGCATCGATCTGCGAAAGCTGCGGACTCAATTTTATAGGCCCTTCTCCTCAGGCGATTGCCTTGCTAGGCGATAAGGCCAAAGCTAAAGCCACTGCTAAAGCTGCCGGTTGTCCCGTGATCCCAGGCTCTGATGGGATTGTCGTTGATTTAAAGCATGCCTTAAAAGAAGCGAAGAAATTCGGCTTCCCCATTTTCATTAAAGCCGTAGCTGGCGGCGGCGGGAAAGGTATCCGTATTGCCCATAATGAAGAGGAATTCACAAAGCAATTTGCTGCGGCACGTGCTGAGGCAGAAGTGAGCTTTGGCAATCCTGACGTCTATTTAGAAAAGATGATCATGAATCCCAGGCATATCGAAGTCCAGGTTTTAGGCGACAAGCATGGCAATTACATCCATTTAGGCGAGCGGGATTGCACAATCCAGCGCCGGCGCCAAAAATTGATAGAAGAGTCTCCTAGTCCGGTTTTGAGCCCTAAAATGCGCCAAAAAATTGGCCAAGCGGCTGTCGATGTGGTAAAAGCTGCCAATTATTTTTCCGCAGGAACGGTGGAATTTCTTCTGGATAAAAATCAAAACTTCTATTTTATGGAAGTGAATACCCGCATCCAGGTCGAACATACCGTGACAGAGGAGCTGACAGGGGTTGACTTGGTCATGCAGCAGCTTCGAATTGCTAGAGGGGAGAAACTTCACCTTAGGCAAAAAGATGTCCAATTCAATGGCCATGTAATCCAGTACCGCATCAACGCGGAGAATCCGGCTCATAACTTTTCTCCATCACCGGGGAAATTGGAATACTATCTGCCGCCGGGCGGCCCGCATGTACGTGTTGATAGTGCCTGTTATTCAGGCTATTCTATTCCACCCAATTATGATTCCATGATCGCTAAGCTTATCGTGAAGGGAAAAGACCGCTCAGAAGCTATTGCTATAGGTAAAAGGGCTTTGCGCGAGTTTCATATAGGGGGTGTTCACTCCACGATTCCTTTTCACCTTTTCATGTTGGAAGATCCCAAGTTTATCGAAGCAGACTTCGATTTAACTTATATTGACAGCTTGATTGCACAAGGATGTCATTTTCAAAAAGAGTGA
- the surE gene encoding 5'/3'-nucleotidase SurE has product MSARPLILITNDDGVYAPGIKHLWKAMHEIADLVVVAPAGEQSAVSLSITIRHPLRIEKVEWSIPHAEVWSVNGTPADCVKLALNVILNRSPALILSGINRGTNAGRNVLYSGTVAAIIEGVMHDIPGIAFSLGDYFNPSFAGVETYIPLMVRYILDHPLPSGTFLNVNFPKSTCGEIKGIRLTRQGKEYWAESPEQRQHPAENSPYYWLGSKLAQFEEDQDCDVSWLKEGYVTAVPIHVGELTHHGHLDKQKDAFETFFKQSAVKDKI; this is encoded by the coding sequence ATGTCTGCACGTCCTTTGATTTTAATTACCAACGACGACGGTGTTTATGCTCCAGGAATTAAACATCTGTGGAAAGCCATGCACGAAATAGCGGATCTTGTCGTCGTGGCACCGGCTGGCGAGCAATCGGCTGTCAGCTTATCCATCACCATTCGCCACCCATTGCGGATTGAAAAAGTCGAATGGTCCATTCCCCATGCGGAGGTTTGGTCTGTTAATGGGACACCGGCCGATTGTGTAAAATTAGCGCTTAATGTCATTTTAAATCGTTCTCCTGCACTGATTTTATCGGGTATCAACCGAGGAACAAATGCGGGCCGGAACGTACTCTATAGCGGAACAGTTGCAGCAATTATAGAAGGCGTGATGCATGATATTCCTGGAATTGCCTTTTCTCTAGGAGATTATTTTAATCCTTCTTTTGCTGGAGTGGAAACGTATATTCCTTTAATGGTGCGTTATATTCTCGATCATCCCTTGCCATCCGGGACTTTCTTAAATGTAAACTTTCCCAAGAGCACTTGCGGGGAGATTAAAGGTATCCGTCTGACCCGCCAGGGCAAAGAATATTGGGCAGAGAGTCCGGAACAGCGCCAACATCCGGCAGAAAACAGCCCCTATTACTGGCTAGGATCGAAATTAGCCCAATTTGAAGAAGACCAAGATTGCGATGTCAGCTGGCTGAAGGAGGGCTATGTCACAGCCGTTCCCATTCATGTAGGAGAGTTGACCCACCATGGGCATTTAGACAAGCAAAAAGACGCTTTTGAGACGTTTTTCAAGCAAAGCGCCGTAAAAGATAAAATTTAA
- a CDS encoding SEC-C metal-binding domain-containing protein, whose protein sequence is MTEKVGRNDPCPCGSGKKYKNCCLKNEQQKQGGPSALGKRKFTAKVISSGTTKPQQQPEQTMQHKAVVDYNTLMERSFGNAIHATEQPPLPANPTQYLVEEKKENSSHS, encoded by the coding sequence ATGACTGAAAAAGTTGGAAGAAATGATCCCTGTCCTTGCGGATCTGGGAAAAAATATAAAAATTGTTGTTTAAAGAATGAGCAGCAAAAGCAAGGGGGACCCTCTGCTTTGGGAAAGCGCAAATTTACCGCTAAAGTGATCAGTTCGGGGACGACTAAACCTCAGCAGCAGCCAGAGCAAACAATGCAGCATAAAGCTGTAGTGGATTACAACACTTTAATGGAAAGATCGTTTGGAAATGCCATTCATGCGACAGAGCAACCGCCTCTTCCCGCCAATCCGACTCAATATTTAGTCGAGGAAAAGAAAGAAAACTCAAGTCACTCTTAA
- a CDS encoding elongation factor P: MVTSNQLNPGMTLSINNKLYRVESSVKVTVPKGTPFIKAKLRDLSSNEIVEKNFKLNQPIKDVSLIERRLEFLYPEGEGFLFLDISNLDQVLVPSQIVGNKVSYLKEGVELKAFFYGDTIFSVELPQFLELMVAKTQSDEETERANGAKIAILETGAKIEVPPFIETGDIIKVDTKTDEYIQRV; this comes from the coding sequence ATGGTAACAAGCAATCAACTTAATCCTGGAATGACGCTTTCCATCAATAATAAACTCTACCGTGTAGAGTCTAGCGTAAAAGTTACAGTCCCTAAGGGAACGCCTTTTATCAAAGCTAAATTGAGAGATCTTAGCTCGAATGAAATAGTCGAAAAAAATTTCAAACTTAATCAACCTATTAAAGATGTTTCCCTGATCGAAAGGCGTTTAGAATTTCTTTATCCGGAAGGAGAAGGATTTCTCTTTTTAGACATCTCCAATTTAGATCAAGTCTTAGTTCCTTCTCAAATTGTAGGAAATAAAGTCAGCTACCTTAAAGAAGGAGTGGAGCTTAAAGCCTTTTTTTATGGCGATACCATCTTTTCAGTCGAACTTCCGCAGTTTTTGGAGTTGATGGTTGCCAAGACTCAATCAGATGAGGAAACAGAGCGAGCGAATGGGGCTAAGATTGCTATTTTAGAGACGGGAGCGAAAATTGAAGTTCCGCCTTTTATCGAGACGGGAGATATCATTAAAGTTGACACCAAAACAGATGAATACATTCAACGTGTATAG
- a CDS encoding TIGR00730 family Rossman fold protein, producing the protein MTTYHEEEKQVFTHDSWRVFRIISEFVDGFETMTNLGPSVSIFGSARLPPDSLYYNLAVDVARHISKKGFAIITGGGPGIMEAANKGAQEANGHSCGLAIDLPFESEPNRFIDPKYRLNFRYFFIRKVMFIRYAQGYVFLPGGFGTLDELFEALTLIQTKKIKAFPIYLMGKAYWTEMLKWIEETMLSHGCISPDDFNMFQITDDPEEVANGIERHYQRDRAFRNF; encoded by the coding sequence ATGACGACTTACCACGAAGAAGAAAAGCAAGTTTTTACCCATGATTCCTGGCGGGTTTTCCGCATTATTTCCGAATTTGTCGATGGTTTTGAAACAATGACAAATTTAGGGCCTTCGGTATCCATTTTCGGTTCTGCTCGACTCCCTCCTGATTCCCTTTACTATAATTTAGCTGTGGATGTCGCACGTCATATTTCCAAAAAGGGATTTGCCATTATTACAGGCGGCGGGCCAGGCATCATGGAGGCAGCCAACAAAGGCGCTCAGGAGGCCAATGGGCACTCTTGCGGATTGGCTATCGACCTTCCTTTTGAGAGCGAACCAAATCGCTTTATCGATCCCAAATACCGACTAAACTTTCGCTACTTTTTTATCCGCAAAGTGATGTTCATTCGCTATGCGCAAGGATATGTCTTTTTACCAGGCGGGTTTGGGACATTGGATGAGCTTTTTGAAGCCTTAACACTTATTCAGACAAAAAAAATCAAAGCCTTTCCCATCTATTTGATGGGAAAAGCATATTGGACGGAAATGCTCAAGTGGATTGAAGAAACCATGCTATCGCATGGCTGCATTTCTCCCGACGATTTCAACATGTTTCAAATTACAGACGATCCCGAAGAAGTGGCCAATGGCATTGAACGCCATTATCAACGAGATCGAGCTTTCAGAAACTTCTAG
- a CDS encoding IS3 family transposase — translation MRYGYRRIHTLLQREGWKINHKRVYRLYKNEGLQMRNKIPKRRVSLKTRLLPNLASCKNECWSMDFVADELFDGSR, via the coding sequence GTGAGATATGGCTACAGGCGTATTCATACGCTATTGCAAAGAGAGGGATGGAAGATCAATCATAAGCGGGTTTATAGATTATACAAAAATGAGGGATTGCAGATGAGGAATAAGATTCCCAAAAGAAGGGTCAGTCTTAAGACTCGTCTATTGCCGAACTTGGCAAGCTGCAAAAATGAGTGTTGGAGCATGGATTTTGTAGCCGATGAGCTATTTGATGGAAGCCGAA
- a CDS encoding tRNA 2-thiocytidine biosynthesis TtcA family protein, with amino-acid sequence MITVPIARPPWTALGKRLESTFRKALFDFEMLKDVSKIAIALSGGKDSLTLLFLLKAISGRGFPPLDIHAIHVSGEFSCGAGVNQDYLRAICQELEINFMVRESTQKLETLECYSCSRERRRLLFEAAKSVGATTVAFGHHRDDNAQTILMNLLHKAEFAGNLPKIHMQEYGVTIIRPLIYIAEQDIRTFAQQQGFARIMCRCPVGQNSMRKQVDQLLQEIETLFPNARENIAKAGLLYGSQKAAIP; translated from the coding sequence ATGATCACCGTTCCAATTGCCCGTCCGCCCTGGACTGCTTTGGGTAAGCGCTTAGAAAGCACTTTCCGAAAAGCCTTATTCGATTTTGAAATGTTAAAAGATGTTTCTAAAATTGCCATTGCCCTGAGTGGAGGGAAAGACAGCCTAACGCTTCTCTTTTTATTAAAAGCTATTTCAGGAAGAGGATTTCCCCCCCTGGATATTCACGCTATTCATGTCTCCGGCGAATTTTCTTGCGGAGCAGGGGTCAATCAAGATTATTTGCGGGCTATCTGCCAAGAGTTGGAAATTAACTTTATGGTGCGGGAGTCTACTCAAAAGCTGGAGACTTTGGAATGCTACAGTTGCTCCCGTGAAAGACGCCGCCTTCTTTTTGAAGCAGCCAAAAGCGTGGGCGCAACAACAGTAGCCTTTGGCCACCACCGCGATGATAATGCGCAAACGATTTTGATGAACTTGCTGCATAAAGCAGAATTTGCAGGGAATCTGCCGAAAATCCACATGCAAGAATATGGTGTGACAATTATTCGCCCTTTGATCTATATAGCTGAGCAAGATATTCGTACATTTGCCCAGCAACAAGGATTTGCCAGAATTATGTGCCGCTGCCCTGTCGGCCAAAATTCTATGCGCAAGCAGGTTGATCAGCTTTTACAAGAAATTGAAACCTTGTTTCCGAATGCACGTGAAAATATTGCCAAAGCTGGCTTATTATATGGATCTCAAAAAGCTGCCATCCCTTAA
- a CDS encoding AAA family ATPase codes for MTYSLPSEHESRIVIQGVEIALGFPDEFKFEWIGQRDVLEQLLAAWLIIDKNDIPLNPRLIGKPGVGKTTLAYAAAKKINRPVYIFQCTMDTRPEDLLISPVVDQGGGIRYVASALVTAMIRGGVCILDEANRMSEKSWASLAPLLDTRRYIESIVAGLKVSAHPDFRICVTMNDDASTFEIPEYIHSRLQPQIYLDFPEAEEERRILRENLPFVDEYIMEYVVNFLQRAHANHENYTIRDGINIARYAAKRIKSLNGNRGNVENLLREAILMTLGDEALMHVL; via the coding sequence ATGACCTATTCTCTACCTAGCGAACACGAAAGCCGCATTGTTATCCAAGGTGTGGAAATCGCCCTCGGCTTTCCCGATGAATTTAAATTTGAGTGGATCGGCCAACGCGATGTGCTTGAGCAGCTTTTAGCTGCCTGGCTCATCATTGATAAAAATGACATTCCCCTTAATCCTCGCCTAATCGGCAAGCCCGGTGTGGGAAAAACAACGTTGGCCTATGCAGCTGCTAAAAAGATCAATCGCCCCGTCTATATTTTTCAATGCACGATGGACACTCGTCCGGAAGATTTGCTCATCTCCCCTGTCGTCGACCAAGGAGGGGGAATTCGCTACGTCGCATCAGCGCTCGTCACAGCGATGATTAGAGGAGGGGTATGCATTTTGGACGAAGCCAACCGCATGAGCGAAAAATCATGGGCTTCGCTGGCTCCTTTGCTAGATACAAGGCGTTATATTGAGTCGATTGTGGCCGGACTAAAAGTGTCTGCCCATCCGGATTTCCGCATCTGCGTGACAATGAATGACGATGCCTCGACATTTGAAATTCCCGAATATATTCATAGTCGCCTGCAGCCTCAAATTTACTTAGATTTCCCAGAAGCAGAAGAAGAGCGCCGGATTTTGCGCGAAAACCTGCCTTTCGTTGACGAATATATTATGGAATATGTCGTCAATTTCTTGCAGCGCGCGCATGCCAATCATGAAAACTACACCATCCGGGACGGTATCAACATCGCCCGCTATGCAGCCAAGCGCATTAAAAGCCTTAACGGAAACCGGGGAAATGTAGAAAACCTTCTTCGAGAAGCTATTCTAATGACGCTAGGCGATGAAGCGTTAATGCATGTACTATAA